A single genomic interval of candidate division WOR-3 bacterium harbors:
- a CDS encoding glycerol-3-phosphate acyltransferase, whose protein sequence is MKLLFFGLALLVGYFFGSMPFSWLLVRAWRGIDMRHYGSRTVSGSMVGFLVSKPAAVLVGILDILKALVPVSVGTVLLPNSPFPLLIGIGAFVGHTWPVWLGFQGGRGVSVILGSLLPIFPIGTIWILIALGLGKILRAGAIMVFIFLALSPVLALLLHKPTEVTVFCLILFLLTVIKRLEANREPLPAKGKFTVLMRRLLLDRDINDYQAWISRKP, encoded by the coding sequence ATGAAACTACTCTTTTTCGGATTGGCGCTGTTGGTGGGCTACTTTTTTGGTTCAATGCCCTTTTCCTGGCTTCTGGTTCGAGCCTGGAGGGGAATTGATATGCGCCACTATGGCAGCCGCACCGTTTCCGGCTCGATGGTTGGTTTTCTTGTATCTAAACCAGCGGCGGTGCTGGTTGGAATCCTTGATATCCTTAAGGCGCTTGTTCCGGTTTCTGTCGGTACGGTTCTTTTACCCAACTCGCCGTTCCCGCTACTGATTGGTATTGGCGCGTTTGTTGGACACACCTGGCCTGTCTGGCTTGGTTTTCAAGGTGGGAGGGGTGTGAGTGTGATTCTTGGTTCTTTGCTGCCGATATTCCCAATTGGTACAATATGGATTTTAATCGCGTTAGGGTTAGGGAAAATTTTGCGAGCCGGTGCGATAATGGTTTTTATCTTCCTTGCCCTTTCACCTGTTCTGGCGTTATTGCTTCATAAACCAACAGAAGTTACCGTTTTTTGTTTAATACTTTTCTTGCTTACGGTGATTAAACGGCTGGAGGCAAACCGGGAACCATTGCCGGCAAAGGGGAAATTTACGGTATTGATGCGTCGGCTCCTGCTCGACCGGGACATCAACGATTATCAAGCCTGGATTTCTCGTAAACCTTAA
- a CDS encoding PQQ-like beta-propeller repeat protein: MNLAMWCILVLVLDLTPEKNVSVIENSRASQHFFPGPGYLLWSFQGVDDIECVAPFWDVDGDGVNDVLAESFDAGASGVAHFFCLSGSSGDTVWAVWPSGGVSNSGGWGDQCVSAAPDLNGDGLGDALLGTAWGGRTVFAISGRDGAILWSYDTYQDSIASGWVYSVTPLPDVDGDSIYEVLAGTGTYCQTVFCFSGATGTILWRFYADDAIGSVCAIRDVNGDGYADAVAGAWGNSRDRHVYCISGHSRGNQPQILWSYLAAGDVYCVRSIPDVNNNGIDDVVASTWGNYVYCLEGSTGQLIWSTNIGNYGMRIELLADINGDSAPEVIVGSWNSAVIVLDGRSGTQLWRTSVGDDVWTVYPIGDVNSDGVPDVVGGSGDGNVYCLSGRDGTLIWNYATGGWVNSVRSIADVNGDMRDDVIAGNQYRESPGYVYCIEGDSVVSAVNELEAPIKMTIERGRGTIYDITGRRANKLQPGVYFMISGERGRTVRQKLLVRQ; this comes from the coding sequence ATGAATTTAGCGATGTGGTGCATATTGGTATTGGTCTTAGACCTAACACCAGAAAAAAATGTTTCAGTCATTGAGAATTCTCGCGCATCACAGCATTTTTTCCCTGGTCCAGGGTATTTACTATGGTCATTCCAGGGTGTTGATGACATAGAATGTGTTGCACCATTCTGGGATGTTGATGGCGATGGTGTGAATGATGTTCTTGCCGAATCTTTCGATGCCGGTGCCAGCGGTGTCGCACACTTCTTCTGTCTTTCCGGTTCGTCAGGTGATACAGTCTGGGCAGTTTGGCCCTCGGGTGGTGTTAGTAACAGTGGTGGTTGGGGAGACCAGTGCGTTTCAGCGGCGCCGGATTTAAATGGTGATGGTTTGGGTGATGCGCTGTTGGGAACTGCTTGGGGCGGTAGAACAGTTTTCGCTATCAGCGGTAGAGATGGTGCGATTCTATGGTCGTATGATACCTATCAAGACTCAATTGCTTCAGGGTGGGTTTATAGCGTTACACCGCTACCCGATGTTGACGGCGACTCTATTTACGAGGTTTTAGCCGGTACCGGTACCTATTGTCAGACTGTTTTCTGCTTCTCGGGAGCCACAGGAACAATCCTCTGGCGGTTCTATGCCGACGACGCGATTGGGTCGGTGTGTGCCATTCGGGATGTGAATGGTGATGGATATGCCGATGCGGTTGCTGGTGCCTGGGGTAACAGTCGCGACCGTCATGTGTATTGCATCAGTGGCCATAGTCGTGGTAATCAACCTCAGATTCTCTGGTCTTACCTTGCTGCCGGTGATGTTTATTGTGTGCGTTCTATTCCTGATGTTAATAACAACGGCATCGATGATGTTGTTGCTTCAACCTGGGGTAATTATGTGTATTGCCTGGAGGGTAGCACCGGGCAGTTAATCTGGTCCACCAATATCGGCAATTACGGGATGAGGATTGAGCTACTGGCAGATATCAACGGCGATTCAGCTCCGGAGGTGATTGTCGGCTCCTGGAATTCCGCAGTAATAGTTCTTGATGGACGAAGTGGAACACAGCTGTGGCGCACATCAGTAGGTGATGATGTCTGGACAGTTTACCCTATTGGTGATGTCAACAGCGACGGTGTCCCGGATGTGGTTGGTGGTTCTGGTGATGGTAATGTTTATTGTTTAAGTGGCAGAGATGGGACGCTAATCTGGAACTATGCAACCGGGGGTTGGGTAAATTCAGTGCGGAGTATCGCTGATGTTAATGGTGATATGCGGGACGATGTCATCGCGGGTAATCAGTATCGGGAATCGCCTGGTTATGTTTACTGTATTGAGGGCGATAGTGTGGTATCAGCGGTAAATGAGTTAGAGGCACCAATAAAGATGACAATTGAACGGGGGCGAGGAACAATTTATGACATTACCGGTAGGCGGGCGAATAAATTGCAGCCCGGGGTTTATTTTATGATATCTGGGGAAAGGGGAAGAACCGTTCGGCAAAAGTTGTTGGTACGGCAATGA
- a CDS encoding DAK2 domain-containing protein, with protein sequence MSRPVRIAVDSTVNFSPEEQAQLGIEVLPIIHITGLPQETENRLKQGDYQALYQLISARQSRRLVLGTHAGSPWEIKQILESVIRKYDCDLVCFVVSGQLSGVYDNTRQAVQELSRKYPNRIVVFGEQAFITLSILARTTAVYAMKGKSIDEVLEFVEDKLGQGFVCGCLLDVRRLRRSGRVPIPALLTTIAQPFLKIFRLLPFFILESEKPRTMALVRKSQFERFVLDTIRQRVGFQEPIVAQVSWTGSEVMPDAERLRKIIENQSEFALAEPVLFQPASPVIGVHAGAALVAFGVLGLGYETISTSVFLHFLNEAQKELKIFQRTVNAINVFPVRDGDTGSNLLSPLTDAGVDIDVSLPFGQMLKQVAIGIARKGGGYSGGAIAAYFLGLSEYVERHNPGSDLTVETLVKALKAGTDRCYAYFGSEAKEGTILSVMRACDQAAQKAFEQRPTLRNVLTSAYFAATEELLNPKVQEVEILRQERLVDAGGFGFTLILWALLRTLGIARDPRLKARYQLVLKEAQRHGELAQRLIYRHQPPELRGFCVEGCVQGEVAEELNKAFLMLDNRLPNPKMTFNVVDGTTHFHIHVSEGLEQEVLRIAARFGYAVPPKPPTRLAKRKREIYRFRFARTFNWARKVPGYVVRFFANWVAYAVLFPIMWYRAHHRYQTLQREVERLRLIQRAFESYVRTGEDSLLVLDSQGTVIFASNWVYERLASEVTGLEKIFPAEVVRLLREKTEEAISQRRAEFELNIGQFWFDVKVLRSVGLHGFLVRYGQIHNI encoded by the coding sequence ATGAGCCGTCCCGTTCGAATTGCCGTTGACAGCACAGTTAACTTCAGTCCGGAAGAACAGGCACAACTGGGTATTGAAGTTCTACCGATTATTCATATTACCGGTTTACCCCAGGAGACGGAAAATCGCCTGAAACAGGGAGATTACCAGGCTCTGTATCAGTTAATTTCTGCCCGGCAAAGTCGGCGGCTTGTTCTGGGAACGCATGCGGGCAGTCCCTGGGAAATAAAGCAGATTCTTGAATCGGTAATTCGGAAGTATGATTGTGACCTTGTCTGTTTTGTTGTAAGCGGTCAACTTTCCGGCGTGTACGACAACACCCGACAGGCGGTACAGGAGTTGAGCCGAAAATACCCCAATCGGATTGTCGTTTTTGGGGAACAGGCGTTTATTACATTGAGTATTTTAGCACGAACTACTGCGGTGTACGCGATGAAAGGCAAAAGCATTGATGAAGTCCTGGAATTCGTTGAGGATAAACTTGGCCAGGGTTTTGTATGCGGTTGTTTACTTGATGTGCGGCGGTTACGACGCTCGGGTCGTGTGCCAATTCCGGCCTTACTTACTACGATCGCGCAGCCATTTTTGAAAATTTTCCGGTTGCTGCCATTCTTTATCCTGGAAAGCGAAAAACCCCGGACCATGGCATTGGTGCGAAAAAGCCAGTTTGAGAGGTTTGTCCTGGACACAATCCGACAGCGGGTGGGATTTCAGGAGCCAATAGTTGCCCAGGTTTCCTGGACCGGTTCTGAGGTTATGCCTGATGCCGAACGGTTAAGAAAGATTATCGAGAACCAATCGGAGTTTGCTTTGGCTGAGCCGGTTTTGTTTCAACCGGCGAGTCCAGTAATCGGGGTCCATGCTGGCGCGGCGCTTGTGGCGTTTGGGGTTCTTGGGTTAGGTTACGAGACGATTTCCACTTCGGTGTTTTTACACTTCCTTAACGAAGCCCAAAAAGAACTTAAAATCTTTCAACGAACGGTAAATGCAATAAATGTGTTCCCGGTTAGAGATGGGGATACCGGTTCCAATTTGCTATCTCCGCTTACTGATGCGGGAGTGGATATCGATGTTTCTCTACCCTTTGGACAGATGCTAAAACAGGTTGCGATTGGAATTGCCCGAAAAGGGGGCGGATATTCAGGCGGAGCAATTGCCGCCTACTTTCTGGGGTTGAGTGAATATGTGGAGAGACATAACCCGGGCTCAGATTTAACAGTTGAAACTCTGGTTAAAGCCTTAAAGGCAGGTACGGACCGATGCTACGCTTATTTTGGTTCTGAAGCGAAAGAAGGGACTATCCTTTCGGTAATGCGCGCTTGCGACCAGGCAGCACAAAAGGCGTTTGAACAGAGACCCACACTGCGCAATGTTCTGACCAGTGCCTATTTTGCCGCAACCGAAGAACTGTTAAATCCTAAGGTACAGGAGGTCGAGATTTTACGGCAGGAACGGCTGGTTGATGCGGGTGGATTTGGATTCACACTAATTTTGTGGGCACTGTTGCGCACCCTGGGTATTGCTCGCGACCCAAGGCTGAAGGCGCGTTATCAGCTGGTGTTAAAAGAGGCCCAGCGCCATGGGGAGTTAGCACAGCGGCTCATTTATCGCCATCAACCTCCTGAGTTGCGCGGTTTCTGTGTCGAAGGCTGTGTTCAGGGTGAGGTCGCTGAGGAGTTAAATAAAGCGTTCCTTATGCTTGATAACCGTTTGCCCAATCCCAAGATGACCTTTAATGTAGTGGATGGGACAACCCATTTCCATATCCATGTATCCGAAGGTCTGGAGCAGGAGGTGTTACGGATTGCCGCACGATTTGGTTATGCGGTGCCGCCCAAACCGCCAACCCGGCTGGCAAAGCGAAAAAGAGAAATTTATCGTTTTCGTTTTGCCCGGACTTTCAACTGGGCAAGAAAGGTTCCAGGGTATGTCGTGCGCTTTTTTGCTAACTGGGTTGCCTACGCGGTGCTGTTTCCCATAATGTGGTACCGTGCCCATCACCGGTATCAAACTCTACAACGGGAGGTGGAAAGGTTGCGTTTGATTCAGCGGGCATTTGAAAGTTATGTCCGGACCGGTGAGGACTCGCTACTTGTTCTTGATTCCCAGGGCACGGTGATTTTCGCTTCTAATTGGGTTTACGAGAGATTGGCGTCGGAAGTAACCGGTCTTGAAAAGATTTTTCCTGCTGAGGTAGTGCGACTCCTGCGTGAAAAAACCGAAGAGGCAATCAGTCAGCGGCGTGCAGAATTTGAGTTGAACATTGGGCAATTCTGGTTCGATGTTAAGGTATTGAGGAGCGTTGGGCTACACGGGTTTCTTGTTCGCTACGGTCAAATTCATAACATATGA